In a genomic window of Thermoproteus tenax Kra 1:
- the ilvA gene encoding threonine ammonia-lyase has protein sequence MITPPLEEAVDIIKEQQRRGLIHRTPLLRSESLSRSLSGDVYLKLEALQKTGSFKIRGAYYAMYKYIAEGYKRFITASAGNHAQGVAYAAQLHGVEATVVMPSGTPWLKVKKTMDYGAKVILWGESYYEAEKKAMELLSPEVKFLHAYNDPYVIAGQGTIGVEILEDLPDVDYVVVPIGGGGLISGIAYAIKRARPRARIYGVQAKGAPSVYLSLKEGRIITLESVDTIADGIAVKRPGEITMEFIQKYVDDVVLVDDNEIADAIYFLAERSRVLAEGAGAAAVAALLAGRIEERGGRGVAVVSGGNIDATVLVRVLNKVMARQGRIVKLVGEVPDKPGMLAAAAAVLAKYNVNIIDVYHERYDPHQRPNYVELAFVAEIPGNLNIEQVLEELKRKSFNFYVAK, from the coding sequence ATGATAACACCTCCTCTAGAGGAGGCCGTCGACATAATAAAAGAGCAACAGAGGCGCGGTTTGATTCATAGGACCCCGCTCCTCCGCTCTGAATCGTTGTCGAGATCACTTTCGGGCGACGTCTATCTAAAGTTGGAGGCCCTTCAGAAGACGGGCTCGTTCAAGATAAGAGGGGCATACTATGCTATGTACAAATACATCGCCGAGGGATACAAAAGGTTTATAACAGCATCTGCGGGCAACCACGCCCAGGGCGTGGCGTATGCTGCACAGCTCCACGGAGTGGAGGCCACGGTGGTGATGCCCTCAGGTACGCCCTGGCTGAAGGTCAAGAAGACTATGGACTACGGCGCCAAAGTGATCCTTTGGGGCGAGAGCTACTATGAGGCCGAGAAAAAGGCTATGGAGCTCCTCAGCCCCGAGGTCAAGTTTCTCCACGCATACAACGACCCCTACGTAATAGCGGGCCAAGGGACTATAGGGGTTGAGATCCTTGAGGATCTGCCGGACGTAGACTATGTAGTGGTCCCCATAGGAGGCGGCGGGCTGATCTCAGGCATAGCCTACGCCATCAAGAGGGCTAGACCAAGGGCGAGGATATATGGAGTTCAAGCGAAGGGGGCGCCCTCTGTATACCTCTCACTGAAGGAGGGACGCATAATCACCTTGGAGAGCGTGGACACAATTGCCGACGGCATCGCCGTCAAGAGGCCGGGCGAGATCACGATGGAGTTCATACAAAAGTACGTAGACGACGTAGTGCTCGTAGACGACAACGAGATCGCCGATGCCATCTATTTTCTGGCGGAGAGATCTCGGGTACTCGCGGAGGGGGCTGGCGCGGCGGCCGTTGCAGCGTTGTTGGCCGGCAGAATAGAGGAGAGAGGGGGCAGAGGCGTAGCCGTTGTATCGGGCGGCAACATAGATGCGACTGTTTTAGTCAGAGTGTTGAACAAAGTTATGGCCAGACAGGGGAGAATAGTCAAGTTGGTTGGAGAGGTGCCCGACAAGCCTGGCATGTTAGCCGCCGCCGCTGCGGTCTTGGCTAAATACAATGTGAACATCATAGACGTCTATCACGAGAGATACGACCCTCATCAGCGGCCAAATTACGTCGAGTTGGCCTTCGTCGCCGAGATCCCCGGCAATTTAAATATAGAGCAAGTTCTGGAAGAGTTGAAAAGAAAAAGTTTCAATTTTTACGTGGCCAAGTGA
- a CDS encoding Fur family transcriptional regulator has translation METFNLLKEKGYRLTPQRMEVVKIVLDKLEKREHPTFNDIVNEVKARMPSISASTVYNILRLLEENGIVVSFENNGRTYYDKAEPHINVVCIDSDKVIDVEDGELISLFKSKGIRPISIVVKAVCS, from the coding sequence GTGGAAACCTTCAACCTCTTGAAGGAGAAGGGATACCGATTGACCCCACAGAGGATGGAGGTAGTGAAGATAGTGTTGGACAAATTGGAGAAGAGGGAACACCCGACGTTCAACGATATAGTGAACGAGGTGAAGGCCAGAATGCCCAGCATAAGCGCAAGCACTGTGTACAACATATTGAGGCTTCTAGAGGAGAACGGCATCGTTGTCTCCTTCGAGAATAACGGCAGGACGTACTACGACAAGGCAGAGCCCCATATCAACGTAGTATGTATCGATAGCGATAAAGTTATAGATGTGGAGGACGGCGAGTTAATAAGCCTGTTCAAGAGCAAGGGCATAAGGCCTATATCCATCGTCGTCAAAGCAGTCTGCAGTTGA
- a CDS encoding adenosine-specific kinase: MAVKIDVVDVPIPEGSNVIIGHAHFIKTVEDIYEAVVNSVPGIKFGLAFCEASGKRLVRHEGNDEELRKLAVDVALKIGAGHTFVLYIKNAYPINVLNAIRHVPEVVSIHVATANPLKVLIAEVEPERRGIIGVVDGHSPLGIEGDKDREERKAFLRKIGYKL; this comes from the coding sequence ATGGCTGTGAAAATCGACGTAGTTGACGTGCCCATACCAGAGGGCTCCAACGTCATTATTGGCCACGCCCACTTTATAAAGACTGTCGAGGACATCTACGAGGCCGTGGTCAACAGCGTGCCGGGCATAAAGTTCGGCCTAGCCTTCTGTGAGGCTTCGGGCAAGAGACTGGTGAGACACGAGGGCAACGACGAAGAGCTCCGCAAGCTTGCAGTTGATGTAGCCCTGAAGATAGGCGCTGGCCACACCTTCGTCCTCTACATCAAAAACGCCTACCCAATCAACGTGCTCAACGCTATCCGGCACGTCCCCGAGGTGGTTTCGATTCACGTAGCAACGGCCAACCCTCTGAAGGTATTAATAGCCGAGGTGGAGCCGGAACGTCGCGGGATAATCGGAGTGGTGGACGGTCACTCTCCACTTGGAATCGAGGGCGATAAAGATAGAGAGGAACGCAAAGCATTTCTTAGGAAGATCGGCTACAAGCTTTAG
- a CDS encoding ACT domain-containing protein — MLNREIYLIVNNLGGRIGEFLIELNYDQPGILAALSNVFADNNANILNIALDSGRTKMHFIVDITSVEEQDLEDLPKKLGMFAFTKRVHYRYVSKRIFVPRWIVHVINNEPALALERDFVAKINDLERLAVDIAKRDAEIIKSALQNGDIDELREAVYIVQLRGLATVQEDASTANVVNVKYCRTIYPMFRRYIETLISSISNRSYRLIDEGACIRLQIA, encoded by the coding sequence ATGCTAAATCGTGAAATTTATTTAATTGTAAACAACCTCGGCGGGAGAATAGGCGAGTTCCTCATTGAGCTCAACTATGATCAGCCCGGCATCTTGGCCGCGCTTTCAAACGTCTTTGCCGACAACAACGCCAACATATTGAACATAGCTCTGGACTCGGGCCGCACGAAGATGCACTTCATCGTCGACATTACCTCAGTTGAGGAGCAGGATCTAGAGGATCTTCCCAAGAAGCTCGGCATGTTCGCGTTCACTAAGAGAGTCCACTACAGATATGTGTCTAAGAGGATCTTTGTGCCCAGGTGGATAGTTCACGTAATAAACAACGAGCCGGCTCTAGCTTTGGAAAGAGACTTTGTCGCCAAAATAAACGATCTCGAGAGGCTCGCTGTGGATATAGCGAAAAGGGACGCGGAGATTATAAAGTCGGCTTTGCAGAACGGCGATATCGACGAGCTGAGGGAGGCCGTCTATATAGTCCAGCTCCGTGGACTGGCCACCGTCCAAGAGGACGCCAGCACTGCCAACGTGGTCAATGTGAAGTACTGTAGAACGATCTATCCGATGTTCAGGAGATATATCGAGACCCTTATCTCCTCGATCTCCAACAGAAGCTATAGGCTAATCGACGAGGGCGCGTGCATCAGGCTGCAGATAGCTTGA
- a CDS encoding valine--tRNA ligase, with translation MSRLKDVRWNLQWEEEMIRAWEKEGLFAIRFNSDIGKILVIDTPPPYPSGRPHIGGAAHYAQIDMVARFYRMRGYNVIFPFYLDRNGLPVEVQVEKKYGINAHEVPREKFLEMCKTELDNLEKEFITVFRRWGMSFTYWDKGTDSEEYRAMTQRTFIDLWRRGLIYEAERPTLWCPRCRTALAEAEVEYKEGETYLNYIKFRVKETGEDIVIATTRPELLPATVAVIFNPDDERYKRLQGLHALVPPMWQEVPILPHPAANPKYGTGLVMISTFGDTRDLAIVNELKLPIKVIIDERGIIKEGPYAGLSIKEARSKIIEDLERAGLLIKKEHLTHTVPVCWRCGTPLEIITTRELFVHQLKFKEELLKMVDKMEFRPVEFKSVLKDWIKSLEFDWPISRRRYYATEVPLWYCKRGDSVEPIVPDGGRYYRPWRDEPPPEIKAKCPDGELVGDTRVLDTWFDSSISWMYASGYTKGLGIFERVYPDRILRPQGYEIIRTWLYYSLLRAYLLFNNLPFKYVRISGMGLDERGEAMHKSKGNIIDPMPPITKYGADAVRFWAAAAAKLGSDYRYLESLIKEGRDFVTKIWNISRFVSSFEEPASYKLMPIDRAMLAKTYAVAETVIKAYTDFDVYVPALTLYDFIWHEFADHYIELVKSRAYNREGIFSKEEQNGAIYTLYATLKYGLKLLAPIMPFVTDKVWRELYGRSIHRELIDDPPAEWQGDHSLLALAEKINKAVWKYKNSKGISLAAPLDADLYVPEQALQASEDLRLTHKVRAVRAGRGREQIDEEGLVWLG, from the coding sequence ATGTCGCGGCTTAAGGATGTTAGATGGAATCTACAGTGGGAGGAGGAGATGATACGCGCTTGGGAAAAAGAGGGGCTCTTCGCTATTAGGTTCAACTCCGACATAGGGAAGATCCTCGTAATAGATACGCCTCCACCCTATCCGTCCGGAAGGCCCCACATAGGGGGCGCTGCGCACTACGCGCAGATAGACATGGTCGCTAGGTTTTACAGAATGAGGGGCTACAACGTTATATTTCCCTTCTATTTAGACAGAAACGGCCTGCCCGTCGAGGTGCAAGTTGAAAAGAAGTACGGCATAAACGCCCACGAGGTGCCTAGAGAGAAGTTCCTTGAGATGTGTAAGACTGAGCTCGACAACTTAGAGAAGGAGTTCATAACAGTGTTTAGACGGTGGGGGATGTCCTTCACCTACTGGGACAAGGGCACTGACAGCGAGGAGTATAGGGCTATGACCCAGAGGACTTTTATAGATTTGTGGAGGCGGGGGCTCATCTATGAGGCAGAGAGGCCCACCCTCTGGTGTCCCCGTTGCCGCACAGCGCTGGCGGAGGCCGAGGTGGAGTATAAGGAGGGCGAGACTTACTTAAACTATATTAAGTTCAGAGTCAAAGAGACCGGCGAGGACATAGTCATTGCGACAACCCGTCCAGAGCTCCTCCCTGCGACCGTCGCCGTGATATTCAACCCCGACGACGAACGCTACAAGAGACTACAAGGCCTACACGCCCTTGTTCCGCCCATGTGGCAGGAGGTGCCCATCCTGCCCCACCCTGCGGCGAACCCCAAGTACGGCACCGGCCTCGTTATGATCTCGACCTTTGGAGATACGCGCGACTTAGCCATAGTAAATGAGCTCAAGTTGCCCATAAAGGTCATCATAGACGAACGCGGGATAATCAAGGAGGGGCCTTACGCTGGGCTGTCGATTAAGGAGGCCAGATCCAAGATAATTGAGGATCTCGAGAGGGCGGGCCTCTTGATCAAGAAGGAGCATCTGACACACACCGTGCCTGTATGTTGGCGCTGTGGCACCCCGCTAGAGATAATAACTACCAGGGAGTTGTTCGTACATCAACTTAAGTTCAAGGAAGAGCTGTTGAAGATGGTAGACAAGATGGAGTTCAGACCAGTTGAGTTTAAAAGCGTGTTGAAGGACTGGATAAAGTCCCTTGAGTTCGACTGGCCTATATCCCGCAGACGGTACTACGCCACTGAGGTGCCCTTATGGTACTGTAAGAGGGGGGACTCCGTGGAGCCTATAGTGCCGGATGGCGGAAGATACTATAGGCCTTGGCGCGATGAGCCGCCTCCGGAGATTAAAGCTAAGTGTCCAGATGGCGAGCTGGTCGGCGATACGCGGGTGTTGGATACGTGGTTCGACTCTTCGATAAGTTGGATGTATGCGTCGGGCTACACAAAGGGGCTCGGCATCTTCGAGAGAGTTTACCCAGATAGGATATTGAGGCCTCAGGGGTATGAGATAATACGCACATGGCTCTACTACTCCCTACTCAGGGCGTACTTGCTCTTCAACAACCTTCCGTTCAAGTACGTCAGGATCAGCGGAATGGGCTTAGACGAGAGGGGGGAGGCCATGCACAAGTCCAAGGGAAATATAATAGACCCCATGCCTCCTATCACAAAGTATGGCGCCGATGCCGTCAGATTCTGGGCCGCTGCGGCCGCCAAGCTGGGCAGCGACTACAGATATCTGGAATCTCTAATAAAGGAGGGGAGAGACTTCGTGACCAAGATCTGGAACATATCGCGCTTTGTCTCAAGCTTCGAGGAACCGGCGTCGTACAAGCTGATGCCCATAGACAGGGCCATGCTGGCCAAGACGTACGCCGTGGCGGAGACCGTCATCAAGGCGTATACTGACTTCGACGTCTACGTCCCCGCCCTGACTCTATACGACTTCATATGGCACGAGTTCGCCGATCACTACATAGAGCTCGTGAAGTCGAGAGCTTACAACAGAGAGGGGATATTCTCTAAAGAGGAGCAGAATGGAGCTATCTACACTCTATACGCAACATTGAAGTACGGGCTAAAGCTCTTGGCCCCAATAATGCCCTTCGTCACCGACAAGGTCTGGAGAGAGCTCTATGGGAGGAGTATACATAGGGAGTTAATCGACGATCCTCCCGCCGAATGGCAAGGCGATCACTCTCTGTTGGCTCTGGCCGAGAAGATAAACAAGGCCGTGTGGAAATATAAGAACAGCAAGGGCATCAGCTTGGCCGCGCCCTTAGATGCTGATCTCTACGTCCCCGAACAAGCCCTTCAAGCCTCTGAGGATCTACGTCTGACTCACAAGGTGAGAGCCGTGAGAGCAGGCAGAGGACGGGAGCAGATCGATGAGGAAGGCTTGGTCTGGCTAGGCTAG
- a CDS encoding DEAD/DEAH box helicase: protein MSFLSALLGDPGREVVYVKTESAETPETCCPVESVLRPEVAEAFKKRGIKTLYQFQYDAVQSIRSGKDTVIIAGTGLGKTEAFVAPILEEALDTFRTPVALVVYPTKALARDQLSRIRTLADQLGVRAMVYDGDTSQRERRLIYEMPPHIIVTNPDMVSQALMHVHKFRQLVSRIRYLVLDDFHVYNGVLGSHMYYLMRRLSRFSRPQFIATSATLGNPLEFASQLLDREVNVVEGPRGRRGELVQILVRPRFRSKWLEAAHLAKLCIEGDMKCLIFADSHRYSEMIYRALKLNGLADRAAVHRAGLSAEDRGRVEDAFREGTIDVVIATPTLELGIDIGDIDAVVLATVPPTYNRYLQRVGRVGRRGQTGYVVQILGNDPISNYYKNYPQEFFSRSPEPLGLERENDDVASLHILAMAADSPIKEGELSGYMSSVLRRLHEEGYLTKTGKFYRVTGRGRRMLEDLSLRGSPQVVKIKASDGRVLGQRELPLALYELHPEAIYMHGGATYLVKSLDISRRIASVEPIEANDLMTQALEEMEPHMEEVLEEGKVYGVPYQYGRLRIKITVYGYALKRFTTEETLAEYTIEPISYEFNTKGAVLFMPSLRFSPNDVIDWEERAKAYHATEHVVISAAEISVGAAKTDLGGISYPDGVIVIYDSHVGGNGTSRLLLRNFRRTLEVAYRIVRGCDCIDGCPKCVYSPYCGNNNKMLSRRNSIKVIEAVLAGKQELHIGELPKEKGIV, encoded by the coding sequence GTGAGCTTCCTTTCGGCCCTTTTGGGAGATCCCGGCAGGGAGGTCGTTTACGTAAAAACGGAGAGCGCCGAAACTCCAGAGACTTGTTGCCCCGTAGAGTCGGTGCTAAGGCCTGAGGTCGCCGAGGCGTTCAAGAAGAGGGGAATAAAAACACTTTATCAGTTTCAATATGACGCGGTTCAGAGCATTAGGTCGGGCAAGGACACTGTTATAATCGCGGGCACCGGCTTGGGCAAGACTGAGGCTTTTGTGGCGCCCATATTGGAGGAAGCGCTAGACACATTCAGAACTCCGGTGGCCCTAGTTGTTTACCCCACAAAGGCGTTAGCGAGGGATCAGCTCTCACGCATACGCACTCTCGCCGATCAACTCGGCGTAAGAGCTATGGTCTACGACGGAGATACATCGCAGAGAGAGCGGCGCTTGATATACGAAATGCCGCCTCACATAATCGTGACAAATCCAGACATGGTGAGCCAGGCGTTGATGCACGTACACAAGTTCCGCCAACTCGTATCAAGGATCAGATACCTGGTCCTTGATGATTTCCACGTGTACAACGGAGTGTTGGGTTCCCATATGTATTACCTTATGAGGAGGCTCTCCCGTTTCAGCAGGCCGCAGTTCATCGCCACTTCGGCCACGCTGGGCAATCCTCTGGAGTTCGCATCACAGCTCTTAGATAGAGAGGTAAACGTAGTGGAAGGCCCAAGGGGGCGCAGAGGCGAGCTCGTACAGATCTTAGTCAGACCCCGCTTTAGGTCGAAATGGCTCGAGGCGGCACACCTAGCCAAATTATGCATAGAGGGCGATATGAAGTGTCTCATTTTTGCAGACAGCCATAGATACAGCGAGATGATATACAGAGCTCTAAAGTTAAATGGTCTAGCCGACAGAGCGGCAGTACACCGAGCGGGGCTAAGCGCTGAGGATAGAGGCCGGGTCGAGGACGCTTTCCGCGAAGGTACTATCGATGTGGTTATAGCCACCCCCACTCTGGAGCTGGGGATAGATATAGGCGACATCGACGCTGTAGTCCTAGCCACAGTTCCGCCTACTTACAACCGATATCTCCAGAGGGTGGGGAGAGTTGGAAGAAGGGGACAGACCGGATACGTCGTCCAGATACTGGGCAACGATCCTATAAGCAACTATTACAAGAACTACCCCCAGGAGTTCTTCTCAAGATCGCCTGAGCCGTTGGGTCTAGAGCGGGAGAACGACGACGTAGCATCCCTCCACATCTTGGCCATGGCCGCCGATAGTCCCATCAAGGAGGGCGAGTTAAGCGGCTATATGTCGTCGGTGCTCAGACGGTTGCACGAGGAGGGCTATCTGACTAAGACGGGCAAATTCTACAGAGTCACGGGGAGGGGCCGGCGGATGTTAGAGGATCTCTCGCTTAGAGGGAGCCCCCAAGTTGTAAAGATAAAGGCCTCAGACGGAAGAGTGTTGGGCCAAAGGGAGCTCCCTCTGGCTCTCTACGAGCTCCACCCCGAGGCTATATATATGCACGGCGGAGCGACTTACCTCGTAAAATCTCTAGACATAAGCAGAAGAATCGCCTCAGTCGAGCCCATAGAGGCCAACGATCTTATGACGCAAGCTCTGGAGGAAATGGAGCCGCATATGGAGGAGGTTCTAGAGGAGGGCAAGGTCTATGGAGTGCCGTATCAGTACGGCAGGCTGAGGATAAAGATCACTGTGTACGGCTATGCCCTAAAGCGGTTCACTACCGAGGAGACCCTCGCGGAATACACTATTGAGCCGATCTCTTACGAGTTTAATACGAAGGGTGCCGTCCTATTTATGCCTTCCTTGAGGTTCAGCCCTAACGACGTCATAGATTGGGAGGAAAGGGCGAAGGCATACCACGCCACAGAACACGTAGTGATCTCGGCGGCGGAGATCTCTGTGGGGGCCGCCAAGACGGATCTCGGCGGCATCAGCTATCCCGACGGCGTTATAGTAATATACGACTCTCACGTGGGAGGCAACGGCACAAGCAGACTACTCCTCAGGAACTTTAGGAGGACTCTTGAGGTGGCCTATAGAATAGTGAGGGGGTGCGACTGCATAGACGGATGTCCCAAGTGCGTCTATAGCCCCTACTGCGGCAACAACAACAAGATGCTCTCGCGCAGAAACAGCATAAAGGTCATTGAGGCCGTCTTGGCAGGTAAGCAGGAGCTACACATAGGGGAGCTTCCAAAGGAGAAGGGCATCGTCTAG
- the alaXM gene encoding alanyl-tRNA editing protein AlaXM: MRTRLLYQEDSYIREFEASVVDVIDNKVILDKTAFHDGEGGVEADTGYLEATGARYRVRAGREGGEVVHIVEGGHNIKVNDIVRGVLDWEPRYRKMRLHTAAHILSAVLYKRHNALITGGEITPEYARDDFSIEGDMSQVRRAFEEAIAEVNEIVARGIEVKVYWLPREEALKIPGITKLAERTPPNLPVLRIVEIPGVDVQADGGPHVKNTQEIGQVKIVKIENRGRNKKRIYYTV; the protein is encoded by the coding sequence ATGCGGACCAGACTCTTGTATCAAGAGGACAGCTACATCAGAGAATTTGAGGCCTCCGTAGTAGACGTAATAGATAACAAGGTCATTTTAGACAAGACTGCGTTCCACGATGGAGAGGGCGGCGTAGAGGCGGACACAGGGTATCTGGAGGCGACTGGCGCCCGATATAGAGTGAGGGCAGGTAGAGAGGGAGGAGAGGTAGTACATATAGTTGAGGGAGGACACAACATAAAGGTCAACGATATCGTAAGGGGCGTTTTAGACTGGGAGCCCAGATATCGGAAAATGCGCCTCCATACGGCCGCACACATACTTTCTGCCGTTCTGTACAAAAGGCACAACGCCTTGATAACAGGCGGCGAGATAACTCCGGAGTATGCCAGAGACGATTTCAGTATCGAGGGCGATATGAGCCAAGTCCGAAGGGCCTTTGAGGAGGCCATCGCCGAAGTCAACGAGATAGTTGCAAGGGGCATTGAGGTGAAGGTCTATTGGCTACCGAGGGAGGAAGCTCTGAAGATCCCCGGCATAACTAAATTGGCTGAGAGGACGCCGCCCAACTTGCCTGTATTGAGGATAGTAGAGATACCGGGGGTTGACGTACAAGCAGACGGAGGGCCTCATGTAAAAAATACACAAGAAATAGGCCAAGTGAAGATAGTAAAGATAGAGAATCGCGGTAGGAACAAGAAGAGGATATACTATACAGTCTAA
- a CDS encoding NAD(P)/FAD-dependent oxidoreductase, with the protein MRVVIVGAGVVGLSIAYHIKRMAPHYDILVVDMMSGAGMGDTGKSAAAFRTIFSSKLNRLLAKTTIDFYRDVQRGGWPLSMRFVGYLFLATNSEVESLKPVIGELRTMGLAIDYVDPPKGIRLRVTEDEEAREMGLDDIATGILIRDAGILDPEKVLRYYEQQFLRLGGRVAFGVKVTSLLARPKKPLEIPGEPFAWQDYRIVGIQTASGSVEADAVVLATGAWTGDLAASLGYGLPLRPHKRHVFVVKADGALRNLLYDDSLTGEGAMPFVILPRGIYVRPEPDEGNFWIGLADRRPYGFDEFGVDEALWRYGIYPVLSKYIPAFEGKTPHNSWYGYYDENVVDGVAVVDKLAEGLYVAAGTSGSGIMKADAIGRLAASLVLGKERAELYGGVEVRTDALAKNRCLEPERLIL; encoded by the coding sequence ATGAGGGTGGTCATCGTAGGCGCCGGCGTTGTGGGTTTGAGCATCGCCTATCATATCAAGAGGATGGCCCCCCATTACGATATCTTAGTAGTGGACATGATGTCGGGCGCCGGGATGGGGGACACCGGCAAGTCCGCTGCGGCCTTTAGGACCATATTCTCCTCAAAGTTGAATAGATTATTGGCCAAGACCACTATAGATTTTTACAGAGATGTGCAGAGGGGAGGGTGGCCTCTCTCCATGCGCTTTGTCGGCTACCTTTTTTTAGCCACAAATAGCGAGGTGGAGAGCCTCAAGCCTGTTATAGGCGAGTTGAGGACTATGGGTCTTGCGATAGACTACGTAGACCCACCCAAGGGCATCAGGCTGAGGGTCACAGAGGATGAAGAAGCTAGAGAGATGGGGTTGGACGACATAGCTACCGGCATCTTGATAAGAGATGCAGGCATCTTGGATCCGGAAAAGGTCTTGAGGTACTACGAACAACAGTTCTTGAGGTTAGGCGGAAGGGTTGCGTTTGGGGTCAAAGTGACAAGCTTATTGGCTAGGCCCAAAAAACCATTGGAAATACCGGGCGAGCCGTTTGCGTGGCAAGACTACCGCATTGTGGGGATCCAGACCGCTTCAGGCTCCGTTGAGGCCGACGCAGTTGTTCTTGCAACGGGCGCGTGGACAGGAGATCTGGCCGCATCATTGGGCTACGGCCTGCCTCTGAGGCCTCACAAGAGACATGTGTTCGTGGTAAAAGCCGATGGAGCGTTGAGAAATCTGCTTTACGACGACTCGCTCACCGGCGAGGGGGCTATGCCCTTTGTTATACTCCCCAGAGGGATCTATGTGCGGCCTGAGCCAGATGAGGGCAACTTCTGGATAGGTCTAGCCGATAGGCGGCCCTATGGCTTTGACGAGTTCGGCGTAGACGAGGCCTTGTGGCGCTATGGGATATACCCCGTGCTCAGCAAATACATCCCTGCATTTGAGGGAAAGACTCCTCACAATTCTTGGTACGGCTACTACGATGAGAATGTAGTGGACGGGGTCGCCGTAGTGGATAAGCTGGCCGAGGGTCTTTACGTTGCAGCCGGCACGAGCGGGAGCGGCATAATGAAGGCAGACGCCATAGGCAGGCTCGCTGCCTCCCTCGTGCTCGGGAAAGAGCGGGCGGAGCTATACGGCGGAGTTGAGGTGAGGACCGATGCCCTTGCGAAAAATAGATGTCTTGAGCCGGAGCGACTTATACTTTAG
- a CDS encoding TIGR00269 family protein has protein sequence MDLCTSCGRRPAQFLRRSSGEKLCLSCLFRSIEEKVLRTIREEKMIISGDRVAIAISGGKDSLVLLDVLGKLRKRGHFPRVEFEAFTINEGHPYSCFYRMGRADVVRELAQKYDIPYTVYTFKEVFGFTALEIAERIWKMEPDIHMCTIDGVLRRRAMNIIGKKRGWTKVATAHNLDDEAQTVLLNVLMGNLKRFAWFNLGDDAEEKDLIRRIKPLKYIREEEIALYAHYNNVPLMELECPYVYTNPRYDLKFTLAELERRMPTVKYNLLSVGRQLGELMELRGGSYARCKYCGAPSSREICRVCELFAKAGLLDEYLRHLSSYLQPDARALVD, from the coding sequence GTGGATCTGTGCACGTCTTGCGGTAGAAGGCCAGCGCAGTTTCTCCGAAGGAGTAGCGGCGAGAAGCTCTGTCTCAGTTGTTTGTTCAGATCCATCGAGGAGAAGGTGTTGAGAACGATCCGGGAGGAAAAGATGATAATTTCCGGCGACAGGGTTGCCATAGCGATATCTGGAGGCAAGGATAGCCTCGTGCTCTTGGACGTACTCGGGAAGTTGCGTAAAAGGGGGCACTTCCCTCGTGTTGAGTTCGAGGCTTTCACTATAAATGAGGGACATCCCTATAGCTGTTTCTACAGAATGGGGAGGGCGGACGTAGTCAGAGAGTTAGCGCAAAAATACGATATACCATATACTGTCTACACGTTCAAGGAGGTGTTCGGGTTCACCGCCCTTGAGATTGCCGAGAGGATATGGAAGATGGAGCCCGACATACATATGTGTACGATAGATGGGGTGTTGAGGCGGCGCGCCATGAATATAATAGGGAAGAAGAGGGGGTGGACTAAGGTGGCCACTGCCCATAACCTCGACGACGAGGCCCAGACTGTCTTATTGAACGTGCTTATGGGCAATCTAAAGCGTTTCGCGTGGTTCAACTTAGGCGATGACGCTGAGGAAAAGGACTTGATCAGGAGAATCAAGCCGCTTAAATATATCAGGGAGGAGGAGATCGCCCTCTATGCCCATTACAACAACGTACCACTAATGGAGCTCGAGTGCCCCTATGTCTATACTAACCCCCGTTACGACCTCAAGTTCACATTGGCCGAGCTCGAGAGGAGGATGCCCACTGTAAAATACAACTTGCTCAGCGTGGGCCGCCAACTGGGAGAGTTAATGGAATTGCGCGGGGGGAGCTACGCCAGATGTAAATACTGCGGGGCGCCGTCGTCCAGAGAGATATGCCGCGTCTGTGAGTTGTTTGCTAAAGCCGGCCTACTGGACGAATATCTAAGGCATCTTTCAAGCTATCTGCAGCCTGATGCACGCGCCCTCGTCGATTAG